A single genomic interval of Bradyrhizobium sp. sBnM-33 harbors:
- a CDS encoding Hpt domain-containing protein, whose product MAKEKPGTIQVKSFADHHVITQPNPLRKVLLRVPESDLDDPVGRAEKALAGLSGEFKNWMAIEADRLSAAHATILRDGFTIDSREELFRAAHDIKGDAATFGFPSAGAAAESLCRIIEHAPDLDQVPSELITHHINAIQAIVRERTKLDTAVMASALSKQLRGVADEFLLKVNRDRPEHLEAILAPSIVPAE is encoded by the coding sequence ATGGCGAAAGAAAAACCCGGCACGATACAGGTCAAATCGTTTGCCGATCATCACGTGATCACGCAGCCCAATCCGTTGCGCAAGGTATTGCTGCGCGTTCCCGAATCCGATCTCGACGATCCTGTCGGGCGCGCGGAAAAGGCGCTTGCGGGACTATCCGGCGAATTCAAGAACTGGATGGCGATCGAGGCGGACCGGCTCTCGGCCGCGCACGCAACGATTCTCCGCGACGGTTTCACCATCGATAGCCGTGAAGAGCTGTTTCGCGCCGCCCATGACATCAAGGGCGACGCCGCCACGTTCGGCTTCCCTTCCGCCGGCGCCGCCGCCGAAAGCCTGTGCCGCATCATCGAACATGCGCCTGATCTCGACCAGGTCCCATCCGAGCTGATTACCCATCACATCAACGCCATTCAGGCGATCGTGCGCGAACGCACCAAGCTCGACACCGCCGTGATGGCGAGCGCGCTGAGTAAGCAGCTCCGCGGCGTCGCGGATGAATTCCTGCTCAAGGTCAACCGCGACCGCCCCGAGCATCTCGAAGCGATCCTGGCGCCGAGCATCGTGCCGGCGGAGTAA
- a CDS encoding response regulator yields the protein MYRIDFNKLRFLICDDNPHMRRILRTLLHSFGAREAYEAEDGATALEMYSHYVPDIVITDWAMPIFDGLELAQMIRQPESKGNPYAPIIMLTGHSEKRRVTVARDAGVTEFLAKPISAKGLYQRILNVVANPRPFIKTKTYFGPDRRRNTNNAYIGPERRVGGEVEVMQQPSLLDKARTNI from the coding sequence ATGTATCGCATTGACTTCAACAAGCTGCGGTTCCTGATTTGCGACGACAATCCGCATATGCGCCGCATCCTGCGGACGCTGCTGCATTCGTTCGGCGCGCGCGAAGCCTATGAAGCCGAGGACGGCGCCACCGCGCTCGAAATGTACAGCCACTATGTGCCCGACATCGTCATCACCGACTGGGCGATGCCGATCTTCGATGGCCTCGAACTGGCGCAGATGATCCGGCAGCCGGAATCGAAGGGTAACCCTTACGCGCCGATCATCATGCTGACCGGACATTCGGAGAAGCGGCGCGTCACGGTCGCGCGCGACGCCGGCGTCACTGAATTTCTGGCCAAGCCGATCTCGGCCAAGGGACTCTATCAGCGCATCCTCAACGTGGTCGCCAATCCGCGCCCCTTCATCAAGACCAAGACCTATTTCGGCCCCGACCGGCGGCGCAACACCAACAATGCCTATATCGGCCCCGAGCGCAGGGTCGGTGGCGAGGTGGAAGTCATGCAACAGCCGTCGCTGCTCGACAAGGCGCGGACGAACATCTAG
- a CDS encoding NAD kinase translates to MATPKRYDRIAFVASAGAEAQAALAQLVKLYGNHDADDADVVVALGGDGLMLQTLHAHMRSGKPIYGMHRGTVGFLMNEFTTHDLHTRLAAARESLINPLLMRATDVHGVVHLHHAINEVALFRQTNQAAHLRILIDEHERMAELIADGILVATPAGSTAYNLSAQGPILPINAALLALTPISAFRPRRWRGALLPNSAFVVIEVLEGEKRPVAAAADHDDVRDVRRVEVLSDKTISMRMLFDPGHSLEERILREQFGY, encoded by the coding sequence ATGGCCACCCCCAAGCGATACGACCGGATCGCCTTCGTCGCGAGCGCCGGTGCCGAGGCGCAGGCCGCGCTGGCGCAGCTCGTCAAGCTCTACGGCAATCATGACGCCGACGACGCCGACGTCGTGGTGGCGCTCGGCGGCGATGGATTGATGCTGCAGACGCTGCACGCCCATATGCGCTCGGGCAAGCCGATCTACGGCATGCATCGCGGCACCGTCGGCTTCCTGATGAACGAATTCACCACGCACGATTTGCATACAAGACTGGCGGCGGCGCGGGAATCCCTGATCAATCCGCTCTTGATGCGTGCGACCGACGTGCACGGCGTAGTGCATCTGCATCACGCCATCAACGAAGTCGCGCTGTTTCGCCAGACCAACCAGGCCGCACACTTGCGCATCCTGATCGACGAGCACGAGCGGATGGCGGAATTGATCGCCGACGGCATCCTGGTGGCGACGCCGGCTGGCTCCACCGCCTATAATCTGTCGGCGCAGGGACCGATTTTGCCCATCAATGCCGCGCTTCTGGCGCTGACCCCGATCAGCGCATTCCGCCCGCGCCGCTGGCGCGGCGCCCTCCTCCCGAACTCCGCCTTTGTTGTGATCGAGGTGCTCGAGGGTGAAAAGCGTCCGGTCGCGGCCGCCGCCGACCATGACGACGTGCGCGATGTCCGCCGTGTCGAGGTGTTGTCCGACAAGACGATTTCGATGCGGATGCTATTCGACCCCGGCCACAGCCTCGAGGAACGCATCCTGCGCGAGCAGTTCGGGTACTAA
- a CDS encoding adenylate/guanylate cyclase domain-containing protein — MRRSTRDRVAIAAIALVCAAASVSPAARPIRGLSIDILTALRWEVFGRRQDPAASAAVVVAMDEESLRTAPFKDAPMLTWTGEIGRVLSATLEGGAKVAGFDMVIPKSMEQSEIPFGEGTLGEKVRGFDRDFLRALAGAAANGKVVLGEVLGGNQPVRPSPGQRVAVRQQLNIRPLNVHIDSDDVLRRLPLSFTVNGTRVPSMAVELASRALGAAPEFDERGRLTLAGYRVPGRVPNTMTLNFEGGSDDIPTFSFADLRACAVKNDKEYFRRWFGGKVVIFGTVLDIEDRRFTSKRFATGIEGARTPRCTTESTPITAGFKKSTIAGVYIHATAVNNLIARDGVVEPGALPRLLIATLIAALAAAAAWLFRPVIAFAAWTGMIVLGVAGATVAFNHALALPIVEPFLASLTALAATIGFRFVVADKDRRLLQKSFALYLAPHVINRMLSSSKLPELGGETRDVTVFFSDIEGFSLIAEKMSPDSLMELMNEYLSAMTDVIERHGGYVDKYIGDSIVAVFGAPADDPDHAANAARAALDCCTQLAELNASSAVFRDYKLAQRIGINSGEALVGNFGSRRRFNYSVMSDAVNLASRLEGANKFYGTTVIASETTVALAGQAFAWRELDAIRVKGRTQALKIYQLLALSAGLTPSQQTVIANYADGLAHWRAREFARAAECFGRSADIDRPASLFAARARELAQNPPGEDWDPIRTLQAK, encoded by the coding sequence GTGAGACGCAGCACGCGCGACAGGGTGGCGATCGCCGCCATCGCGCTGGTTTGCGCGGCGGCCTCGGTTTCGCCTGCGGCCCGACCGATCCGCGGGCTCTCCATCGATATTCTTACAGCGCTGCGCTGGGAGGTGTTTGGCCGCAGGCAGGATCCCGCCGCTTCGGCGGCGGTGGTCGTCGCGATGGACGAGGAGAGCCTGCGCACCGCCCCTTTCAAGGACGCGCCGATGCTGACCTGGACCGGCGAGATCGGCCGCGTGCTGTCAGCGACGCTCGAAGGCGGCGCCAAGGTCGCCGGCTTCGACATGGTGATTCCCAAATCCATGGAGCAATCGGAGATACCGTTCGGCGAGGGCACGCTCGGCGAGAAAGTCCGCGGATTTGACCGCGATTTCCTTCGCGCGCTTGCCGGCGCGGCGGCGAACGGCAAGGTGGTTCTGGGAGAAGTCCTGGGCGGCAACCAACCGGTCAGGCCGTCGCCGGGACAGCGCGTCGCGGTACGCCAGCAGTTGAACATCCGCCCGCTCAACGTTCATATCGACAGCGATGATGTATTGCGGCGCCTGCCGCTGAGCTTCACCGTCAACGGGACAAGGGTACCCTCGATGGCGGTCGAGCTGGCCTCGCGGGCGCTCGGCGCCGCGCCCGAGTTCGACGAGCGCGGCAGGCTGACGCTCGCCGGCTACCGGGTTCCCGGCCGGGTGCCGAACACGATGACCCTGAACTTCGAAGGCGGCAGCGACGACATTCCGACCTTCTCCTTTGCCGATCTGCGCGCCTGCGCCGTCAAGAACGACAAGGAGTATTTCCGGCGCTGGTTCGGCGGCAAGGTCGTGATCTTCGGCACCGTGCTCGACATCGAGGACCGCCGCTTCACGTCCAAGCGCTTCGCAACCGGCATCGAAGGCGCGCGCACCCCGCGCTGCACAACCGAGAGCACGCCGATCACCGCGGGTTTCAAGAAGAGCACGATTGCAGGCGTCTATATCCATGCCACCGCAGTCAACAACCTGATCGCGCGCGATGGCGTGGTCGAACCCGGGGCGCTTCCACGCTTGCTTATCGCGACTTTGATTGCTGCGCTCGCCGCGGCCGCCGCCTGGCTGTTCAGGCCCGTCATCGCGTTCGCCGCCTGGACGGGAATGATCGTGCTCGGCGTGGCCGGCGCAACGGTCGCATTCAACCACGCATTGGCGCTTCCGATCGTCGAGCCGTTCCTGGCCAGCCTGACTGCGCTGGCCGCAACCATCGGCTTCCGCTTCGTCGTCGCCGACAAGGACCGCCGCCTGCTGCAGAAGAGCTTCGCGCTCTACCTCGCCCCGCACGTCATCAACCGCATGCTGTCGTCGAGCAAACTGCCGGAGCTCGGCGGCGAAACCCGCGACGTGACGGTGTTCTTCTCGGACATAGAGGGCTTTTCGCTGATTGCGGAGAAGATGTCGCCAGATAGCCTGATGGAGCTGATGAACGAATATCTTTCGGCGATGACCGACGTTATCGAGCGCCACGGCGGATATGTCGATAAATATATCGGCGACTCCATCGTGGCGGTGTTCGGCGCGCCGGCCGACGACCCCGACCATGCCGCTAACGCAGCGCGCGCCGCGCTGGACTGCTGCACGCAACTGGCGGAACTCAACGCCTCCTCCGCCGTGTTTCGCGACTACAAGCTGGCACAGCGGATCGGCATCAATTCCGGCGAGGCGCTGGTCGGCAATTTCGGATCGCGGCGGCGGTTCAACTACTCCGTGATGAGCGACGCGGTGAACCTGGCCTCGCGGCTGGAGGGCGCCAACAAATTCTACGGCACCACCGTGATCGCTTCCGAGACGACGGTTGCGCTTGCAGGCCAAGCCTTCGCCTGGCGCGAACTCGACGCCATCAGAGTGAAGGGACGAACCCAGGCGCTGAAAATCTACCAATTGCTGGCGCTGTCGGCGGGGCTGACGCCCTCGCAGCAGACCGTGATCGCCAACTACGCCGACGGGCTGGCGCACTGGCGGGCCCGCGAGTTCGCGCGCGCCGCAGAGTGTTTCGGCCGTTCGGCCGATATCGACCGGCCGGCATCGCTGTTTGCCGCGCGGGCCCGGGAATTGGCCCAAAACCCGCCGGGCGAGGACTGGGATCCGATCCGGACGTTGCAGGCAAAATGA
- a CDS encoding S10 family peptidase, with amino-acid sequence MTFRFMPTRPMRLAAAILVLCCATGVRAEEASSPTSQQPAAATPSSSPPGQKGGAGRGPAATPSPTAEQRHLPPDSTTQQALTLPGRTLNFTATAGSIRIFDDKREPQADIAYTSYQLDGADRASRPVTFLFNGGPGASSAWLQLGAAGPWRLQIGGDGAVSSATPDLLPNAETWLDFTDLVFIDPVGTGYSRFVASGDDVRKRFLSVDGDVSSIALVIRRWLEKYDRLSSPKFVAGESYGGIRGPKIVRNLQTQQGVGVRGLILVSPLLDFRDFSGSSLLKYSYTLPSMAAVAREVREARGAPLTRADLADVERYAQGEFLTDLIKGQADTQAATRLADKVAALTGIDQAVSRRLAGRFEVGEFRREFDRRNGRVTGRYDGSVMGFDPYPDSNSAHFGDPSGDSLMAPLTSAAVELTTRKLNWRPDGSYQLLSESVNRSWDFGRGPAESISQLRQILALDPKMRLLVGHGLFDLATPYFASKVLLDQLPAYVSPDRVKLVVYPGGHMFYSRDGARQAFRAEVEKVMK; translated from the coding sequence ATGACTTTTCGTTTTATGCCAACGCGTCCCATGCGTCTGGCCGCCGCGATTCTGGTCCTCTGTTGCGCGACCGGCGTACGTGCCGAGGAGGCGAGTTCGCCGACTTCGCAGCAGCCCGCCGCAGCGACGCCATCGTCGTCTCCGCCGGGCCAGAAGGGCGGAGCAGGGCGGGGCCCCGCCGCGACGCCATCGCCGACAGCCGAACAGCGTCACCTGCCGCCGGATTCCACTACCCAGCAAGCGCTGACACTGCCCGGCCGCACGCTCAACTTCACCGCCACCGCCGGCTCGATCCGCATATTCGACGACAAGCGCGAGCCGCAGGCCGATATCGCCTATACCTCCTACCAGCTCGACGGCGCCGATCGCGCAAGCCGGCCGGTGACGTTTCTGTTCAACGGCGGGCCAGGCGCGTCCTCGGCCTGGCTGCAATTGGGCGCTGCCGGGCCGTGGCGACTGCAGATCGGCGGCGATGGCGCGGTCTCGTCAGCCACTCCCGATCTGTTGCCCAATGCCGAGACCTGGCTCGACTTCACCGATCTCGTCTTCATCGATCCCGTTGGCACTGGCTACAGCCGCTTCGTCGCGTCAGGCGACGACGTGCGGAAGCGATTCCTTTCCGTTGATGGCGATGTCAGTTCGATTGCGCTCGTGATCCGGCGCTGGCTGGAGAAGTACGACCGTCTATCGTCGCCGAAATTCGTCGCCGGCGAGAGCTATGGCGGCATTCGCGGGCCGAAGATCGTCCGCAATCTGCAGACGCAGCAGGGCGTCGGTGTGCGCGGGCTGATTCTGGTTTCACCCTTGCTCGACTTCCGCGATTTTTCCGGCTCTAGCCTGCTGAAATACAGTTATACGCTGCCGAGCATGGCGGCGGTGGCGCGTGAGGTGAGGGAAGCCAGAGGGGCGCCGCTGACGCGCGCCGATCTCGCCGACGTCGAACGCTACGCGCAGGGCGAATTTCTCACCGACCTCATCAAGGGGCAGGCGGACACACAAGCCGCCACGCGGCTCGCCGACAAGGTGGCGGCGCTGACCGGCATCGATCAGGCCGTGAGCCGCAGGCTCGCGGGTCGTTTCGAAGTCGGAGAATTCCGCAGGGAATTCGACCGCCGCAACGGCAGGGTGACCGGGCGCTACGACGGCTCGGTCATGGGCTTCGATCCCTATCCGGATTCGAATTCAGCGCATTTCGGCGATCCATCCGGCGATTCGCTGATGGCACCGTTGACCAGCGCCGCGGTTGAACTCACTACCCGCAAACTCAACTGGCGGCCGGATGGTTCGTACCAGCTACTCAGCGAGAGCGTGAACCGCTCTTGGGATTTCGGCCGTGGGCCGGCCGAGTCGATTTCACAGCTACGCCAGATTCTCGCGCTCGACCCGAAGATGAGACTGCTGGTCGGTCACGGACTGTTCGATCTCGCCACGCCCTATTTCGCGTCCAAGGTCCTTCTCGACCAGTTGCCGGCCTATGTCAGCCCCGATCGCGTCAAGCTCGTCGTCTATCCTGGGGGCCACATGTTCTACTCGCGCGACGGCGCGCGCCAGGCATTCCGCGCAGAAGTTGAGAAGGTGATGAAGTAG
- a CDS encoding tetratricopeptide repeat protein, protein MNKLAIRLLTLAILSLTLAAAPVVSVVYAAPDNDPPPPPKKKKSSEARPGSERTAFADGYRAAYAAIYERHDYASAIEQLKALGRDDSAAVANLIGYSYRKLGDYKVSQIWYERALKADPNHVKTWQYYGLWQVEQGNRDQAQYHLNRIAQLTGTSSEEYRSLAAALEKPPGTGLVY, encoded by the coding sequence ATGAATAAATTAGCGATCAGGCTTTTGACTCTCGCAATATTGTCGCTCACGCTCGCAGCAGCCCCTGTCGTTTCCGTCGTCTACGCAGCACCCGACAACGATCCGCCGCCGCCGCCGAAGAAGAAGAAATCCAGCGAAGCCCGTCCGGGCAGCGAACGAACTGCATTCGCCGACGGCTATCGCGCTGCTTACGCCGCGATCTACGAGCGCCACGACTATGCGTCGGCGATCGAGCAGTTGAAGGCGCTCGGCCGTGACGACTCGGCCGCCGTCGCCAATCTGATCGGCTATTCCTATCGCAAGCTCGGCGACTACAAGGTCTCGCAGATCTGGTACGAGCGCGCGCTGAAAGCCGATCCGAACCACGTCAAGACCTGGCAGTATTACGGCCTGTGGCAGGTCGAACAGGGCAACCGCGATCAGGCGCAATATCACCTGAACCGGATTGCGCAGCTCACCGGCACCTCAAGCGAGGAATATCGCTCGCTCGCCGCCGCGCTTGAAAAGCCGCCGGGGACGGGATTGGTGTACTGA
- a CDS encoding His-rich protein BRANT: MLKTISAALVAVSVLAAPVLAGTAGKTAQAPVTKSTQDPVTKADHGKSKALNANAGRHHKHYRHQSHKKQVGLSKTRAAVKPAAPAAKRS, translated from the coding sequence ATGCTCAAGACCATTTCTGCAGCGCTCGTTGCCGTGTCCGTTCTCGCCGCGCCCGTGCTTGCCGGCACCGCGGGCAAGACCGCGCAAGCTCCGGTGACCAAGAGCACGCAGGACCCGGTCACCAAGGCCGATCACGGAAAATCGAAGGCGTTGAACGCCAATGCAGGCCGCCATCACAAGCACTATCGGCATCAGAGCCACAAGAAGCAGGTCGGCCTCTCGAAGACGCGGGCCGCGGTCAAGCCCGCCGCGCCGGCTGCCAAGCGCAGTTGA